From a single Acidimicrobiales bacterium genomic region:
- a CDS encoding helix-turn-helix domain-containing protein, with protein sequence MPGASTNRTSDARRPYDNSRRRQQAAETRERIVASGAALVRSSPVRDWRGLTVRAVAEHAGVNERTVYRHFEHERGLRDAVMHRLEEDAGIELTTMRLDDLASVTASILRQVAEFPIPTRPPLDPTLSDANQRQRRALLDAVAEHTSAWNDQQRGQVAAALDVLWSVAAYERLVVDWGFDHTRAVACLTWMIDMVTAQVRAGDPPPTHT encoded by the coding sequence ATGCCTGGCGCCTCCACCAACCGCACCTCGGACGCCCGCCGACCGTACGACAACAGCCGCCGCCGGCAGCAAGCCGCCGAGACCCGTGAACGGATCGTGGCATCCGGCGCCGCACTCGTGCGCAGTTCACCCGTGCGCGACTGGCGCGGGTTGACCGTGCGGGCGGTCGCCGAGCACGCGGGCGTCAACGAGCGCACGGTCTACCGACACTTCGAGCATGAGCGCGGGCTGCGCGACGCCGTCATGCACCGCCTCGAAGAAGATGCCGGCATCGAGCTCACCACCATGCGCCTCGACGACCTCGCGTCGGTGACCGCGAGCATCCTGCGACAGGTGGCCGAGTTCCCGATCCCCACCCGACCCCCGCTCGACCCGACCTTGTCCGACGCCAACCAGCGCCAGCGACGCGCGCTGCTCGACGCGGTCGCCGAGCACACGTCCGCCTGGAACGACCAGCAGCGGGGACAGGTTGCCGCCGCGCTCGACGTGCTGTGGAGCGTGGCCGCGTACGAACGGCTGGTGGTCGATTGGGGCTTCGACCACACCCGCGCGGTCGCGTGCCTCACCTGGATGATCGACATGGTCACCGCGCAGGTCCGCGCGGGTGACCCACCACCGACGCACACCTGA
- a CDS encoding ferredoxin produces the protein MALEVEIDRDVCMGSGNCVYEAVGVFDLDDDSISVVVDIAAAPEERVLAAARKCPTKAITVRRDGAVIN, from the coding sequence GTGGCCCTCGAAGTCGAAATCGACCGCGACGTCTGCATGGGGTCAGGGAACTGCGTGTACGAGGCTGTCGGCGTGTTCGACCTCGACGACGACTCGATCTCGGTGGTGGTCGACATCGCGGCGGCACCGGAGGAGCGCGTGCTCGCAGCCGCGCGCAAGTGTCCGACCAAGGCGATCACGGTCCGGCGCGACGGCGCAGTGATCAACTGA
- a CDS encoding enoyl-CoA hydratase/isomerase family protein, whose amino-acid sequence MTSADIPPAEEIILYDKDPATRIATITLNRPDALNVPTIAARRRYADLLFKASIDDDVKVLVVRGVGDHLGTGADLDELMAKRAQGTALHEEFGLEPEDDVTLPGPRSYRAGAQLLHWYADTRSGCRTLQDFKKISILEVKGYCYGWHFYQAADADLVISSDDALFGHPAFRYVGYAPRMWQWATMMGLRKFQEMVFTGRPFTAQQMYECNFVNSVVPRAELEAEVEKYALSCARTRPTDTVYMQKVFFEVMKQHQGESVGTLLSAWLESMGGALREDDDGRLATLSGETMDAGLNNSVKDNDDRFPPDWRLSRSGRRRTEADWR is encoded by the coding sequence ATGACCAGCGCGGACATCCCTCCCGCCGAAGAGATCATCTTGTACGACAAGGACCCGGCCACCCGGATCGCCACGATCACGCTCAACCGACCCGACGCGCTCAACGTGCCGACGATCGCCGCGAGGCGCCGTTACGCCGACCTGCTGTTCAAGGCGAGCATCGACGACGACGTGAAAGTGCTCGTCGTGCGGGGCGTCGGCGACCACCTCGGCACCGGCGCCGACCTCGACGAGCTCATGGCGAAGCGAGCCCAGGGCACCGCGTTGCACGAGGAGTTCGGCCTCGAGCCGGAGGACGACGTGACCTTGCCCGGCCCGCGGTCGTACCGCGCCGGCGCACAGCTCCTGCACTGGTACGCCGACACCAGGTCGGGCTGTCGCACCCTGCAGGACTTCAAGAAGATCAGCATCCTCGAGGTCAAGGGCTACTGCTACGGCTGGCACTTCTACCAAGCGGCCGATGCCGACCTCGTGATCTCCTCTGACGACGCGCTGTTCGGTCACCCCGCGTTCCGCTATGTGGGTTATGCGCCGCGGATGTGGCAGTGGGCCACGATGATGGGCCTGCGGAAGTTCCAGGAGATGGTCTTCACCGGGCGGCCGTTCACGGCGCAACAGATGTACGAGTGCAACTTCGTGAACAGCGTGGTGCCACGCGCCGAGCTCGAGGCCGAAGTCGAGAAGTACGCGCTGTCGTGTGCCCGCACCCGACCCACCGACACCGTCTACATGCAGAAGGTGTTCTTCGAGGTGATGAAGCAACACCAAGGGGAGTCGGTGGGCACCTTGTTGAGCGCGTGGCTCGAGTCGATGGGTGGCGCGCTCCGCGAGGACGACGACGGTCGGCTGGCGACCTTGTCCGGCGAGACGATGGACGCTGGCCTCAACAACTCGGTGAAGGACAACGATGACCGGTTCCCGCCCGACTGGCGCCTGAGCAGGTCGGGTCGTCGGCGCACCGAAGCCGATTGGCGGTGA
- a CDS encoding M24 family metallopeptidase — MPTTEVLPDEATLRRARRARVLEAMEAADIDVLVVGREGNARYVSGAPRLWTAGSRAFGPGCVLVRATEAVHLLSTWDEGIPDDIPHENLYGISFNSGTFVKVLRGIDGADTFRTVATDAMSPSSARLLPAAFPAAELVDAEPFMRRCRSVKLPQEIDAIRASLGVAERALDAATAALEPGVTERHLTGVFMEAMAEAGVTTPATQDIAWITSRRQAWGRTGRDTPAAPGDLVAFDAGIILGGYVGEVGHTRQVDPADDPAAALRQRTGELWDRLLDACRAGLPMTGLLDAYEASGVAAPPVPVARGLGLGYDVPLVTAALPATAAQAAFESGMVLALTAYTWAEGVGAIYEQAAVHVTPDGPELLSGPANPRNPTP; from the coding sequence GTGCCAACGACCGAAGTCCTGCCCGACGAAGCCACGCTGCGCCGCGCACGGCGAGCACGCGTGCTCGAAGCCATGGAGGCGGCCGACATCGACGTGCTCGTCGTCGGTCGCGAGGGCAACGCCCGCTACGTGTCCGGCGCGCCGCGGTTGTGGACGGCGGGATCCCGTGCGTTCGGGCCGGGCTGCGTGCTCGTGCGCGCCACCGAGGCCGTGCACTTGTTGAGCACGTGGGATGAGGGCATCCCCGACGACATCCCCCACGAGAACTTGTACGGCATCTCGTTCAACTCCGGAACCTTCGTGAAGGTGCTACGAGGCATCGACGGCGCGGACACGTTTCGTACGGTCGCGACCGACGCGATGTCGCCGTCGTCGGCGCGCTTGTTGCCGGCAGCGTTCCCCGCTGCCGAGCTGGTCGACGCAGAGCCGTTCATGCGCCGCTGTCGCAGCGTGAAGCTCCCGCAGGAGATCGACGCGATCCGAGCGTCGCTGGGTGTCGCGGAGCGCGCGCTCGACGCGGCGACCGCGGCGCTGGAGCCGGGGGTCACCGAGCGCCACCTCACGGGGGTGTTCATGGAGGCGATGGCGGAAGCCGGCGTGACGACGCCCGCGACCCAAGACATCGCCTGGATCACCTCGCGCCGCCAGGCTTGGGGTCGAACTGGGCGCGACACGCCGGCGGCGCCCGGCGATCTCGTGGCCTTCGACGCGGGGATCATCCTCGGCGGCTACGTGGGCGAGGTCGGCCACACCCGCCAGGTCGATCCCGCCGACGACCCGGCAGCGGCGCTGCGCCAGCGCACCGGCGAGCTCTGGGACCGCCTGCTGGACGCGTGCCGCGCCGGGCTGCCGATGACCGGCCTGCTCGATGCCTACGAGGCGTCGGGTGTCGCGGCGCCGCCGGTGCCGGTGGCCAGAGGGCTCGGGCTTGGCTACGACGTGCCGCTGGTGACCGCTGCCCTGCCCGCCACCGCGGCCCAAGCGGCCTTCGAGTCGGGCATGGTGCTGGCGCTCACCGCGTACACGTGGGCCGAGGGCGTCGGGGCAATCTACGAACAGGCCGCAGTGCACGTCACGCCCGACGGGCCCGAGCTCCTCTCTGGCCCTGCCAACCCAAGGAACCCCACGCCATGA
- a CDS encoding SDR family oxidoreductase yields MSESNNDGKTQLLAGKVAIVTGGAGGIGEATVAMLADEGAHVVVADVDAEHGAAVAARIGEAAAFCQTDVSDEDQVQALVDFAVERFGGLDIMFNNAGIGSELKRFLPDDLSDFSRIMGVNLFGVIAGAQRAARHMKDHGGGSIINNASIAAVNAGAGMISYRASKAAVAHITKCMAIDLAPYGIRVNCLTPAHIRTAITTYDMAPVLKYMQPLEREAQPEDVANAVVFLASDRAAQITGIVMPIDGGTTAGPPYAQTKLIMSTAARPANNPNA; encoded by the coding sequence ATGAGCGAGTCGAACAACGACGGGAAGACCCAGCTCCTTGCCGGGAAGGTGGCCATCGTGACCGGTGGCGCCGGGGGCATCGGTGAGGCGACGGTGGCGATGTTGGCCGACGAGGGCGCGCACGTGGTCGTGGCGGACGTCGACGCGGAACACGGCGCGGCCGTAGCCGCGCGGATCGGTGAGGCGGCGGCGTTCTGCCAGACCGACGTCAGCGACGAGGACCAGGTGCAGGCGCTCGTCGACTTCGCCGTCGAACGCTTCGGCGGCCTCGACATCATGTTCAACAACGCGGGGATCGGCAGCGAGCTGAAGCGGTTCCTGCCCGATGACTTGAGCGACTTCTCGCGGATCATGGGCGTGAACCTCTTCGGCGTCATCGCGGGCGCGCAGCGAGCGGCGCGCCACATGAAGGACCACGGCGGCGGCTCGATCATCAACAACGCGTCGATCGCGGCCGTCAACGCCGGTGCCGGGATGATCTCCTATCGCGCTTCCAAGGCGGCGGTGGCCCACATCACGAAGTGCATGGCGATCGACCTGGCCCCGTACGGCATCCGGGTCAACTGCCTCACCCCGGCACACATCCGCACTGCGATCACCACGTATGACATGGCGCCCGTGCTCAAGTACATGCAGCCGCTCGAGCGCGAGGCGCAACCCGAAGACGTGGCGAACGCGGTGGTGTTCCTCGCCAGCGATCGGGCTGCTCAGATCACCGGCATCGTGATGCCGATCGACGGCGGCACCACGGCCGGCCCGCCGTACGCACAGACCAAGCTCATCATGTCGACGGCTGCCCGGCCGGCGAACAACCCAAACGCGTGA
- a CDS encoding M24 family metallopeptidase — MPAGLMASAGTRTIPEVPDRSRMQRERTHRVREGMRAAGLDALVLLGNTNVVYVTGAVWPLADSGRANFEQPVAVVLADDEWPHLFSSVADDAGLPAELPADHRHGPVYVDFDEGVKLFASQLADLAGGGVVAFDEWTNSLRREPSLQAASAKPVDGGRVISGAKLIKTPDELSYLREGLRITELAAAEVQARLAPGVRQTELTATFLRTIFDAGADANILDPIWQVMPRRMADGPWTTTGDLACPLLSTERELAAGDVLWVDTGVSFGGFHSDFGRTWLVGQEPDARQRAQFEQWRHILGAVLDVTRAGATAADLTAAAIEAAGGTKPWMPHFYLGHGLGIDSAEMPYVGSDIGEAFDASLVLEAGMVLVLEPIVWDDGAAGYRSEEVLLITSDGWEPMTDYPYDPF, encoded by the coding sequence ATGCCGGCCGGGCTGATGGCGTCGGCCGGCACGAGGACCATCCCCGAAGTGCCCGACCGTTCTCGCATGCAGCGGGAGCGGACGCACCGCGTGCGCGAGGGGATGCGGGCTGCCGGTCTCGACGCGTTGGTGCTGCTCGGCAACACCAACGTGGTCTACGTGACCGGTGCGGTGTGGCCGCTCGCCGATTCGGGCCGTGCCAACTTCGAGCAGCCTGTGGCCGTGGTGCTCGCTGACGACGAGTGGCCCCACTTGTTCTCGTCGGTCGCGGACGATGCCGGACTGCCGGCGGAGCTGCCGGCCGACCATCGGCACGGCCCCGTGTACGTCGACTTCGACGAGGGCGTGAAGCTGTTCGCGTCGCAGCTCGCCGACCTCGCCGGCGGCGGCGTGGTGGCATTTGACGAATGGACCAACTCGCTGCGCCGCGAACCGTCGTTGCAGGCGGCCTCGGCCAAGCCGGTCGATGGCGGGCGTGTGATCAGCGGCGCCAAGTTGATCAAGACGCCCGACGAGCTCTCGTACCTGCGCGAAGGCCTGCGGATCACCGAGCTCGCGGCGGCCGAGGTGCAGGCGCGTCTGGCGCCGGGTGTGCGCCAGACGGAGCTCACCGCCACGTTCCTGCGCACGATCTTCGACGCGGGAGCCGACGCGAACATCCTCGACCCGATCTGGCAGGTGATGCCTCGCCGCATGGCCGACGGCCCGTGGACCACCACCGGCGACCTCGCCTGCCCATTGCTGTCGACCGAGCGCGAGCTGGCCGCCGGCGACGTCTTGTGGGTCGACACCGGGGTGAGCTTCGGCGGCTTTCACTCCGACTTCGGTCGCACTTGGCTCGTGGGTCAGGAGCCGGATGCTCGCCAGCGCGCCCAGTTCGAGCAATGGCGCCACATCCTCGGCGCGGTGCTCGACGTGACCCGTGCCGGTGCCACCGCCGCCGACCTCACTGCTGCGGCCATCGAGGCGGCCGGCGGGACCAAGCCGTGGATGCCCCACTTCTACCTGGGCCACGGCCTCGGCATCGACAGCGCCGAGATGCCGTACGTGGGCAGCGACATCGGCGAGGCGTTCGACGCGTCGCTCGTGCTCGAGGCCGGCATGGTCCTCGTGCTCGAACCGATCGTCTGGGACGACGGCGCCGCTGGTTACCGGTCCGAGGAGGTGCTGCTCATCACCTCCGACGGTTGGGAACCGATGACCGACTACCCCTACGACCCCTTCTGA
- a CDS encoding cytochrome P450, translating to MAASNTTGVYYDPYDAGIDADPYPVYRRLREEAPLYYNDQHDFYAVSRFADVEQCFRDPGVFISGRGGILELIKAGIQMPPGILIFEDPPTHTIHRRLLSRVFTPKRVAELEPKIREFCAHALDPYVGSDGFDFIADLGAQMPMRTIGMLLGIPESDQEAVRDHVDKNLRTREGEPMKVTEDFVSGDMFADYIDWRAEHPSDDLMTDLLQAEFTDAEGVDRRLTRSEILTYVTVVAGAGNETTTRLIGWTGKVLADHPDQRRELVDDRSLIPNAIEEILRFEGPAPHVGRCTSGDVEIHGTKIPEGSAVLLLLGSANRDDRRFPDGDRFDIRRDVGAHLTFGHGIHFCMGAALARLEGRVALDEVLNRFPEWEVDASSIRLAPTSTVRGWERLPVTVTSTT from the coding sequence ATGGCTGCGAGCAACACCACGGGGGTCTACTACGACCCCTACGACGCCGGGATCGACGCCGACCCCTATCCGGTGTACCGGCGCCTCCGTGAGGAAGCCCCGCTGTACTACAACGACCAGCACGACTTCTACGCGGTGAGTCGCTTCGCCGACGTCGAGCAGTGCTTCCGCGACCCCGGGGTGTTCATCTCGGGTCGCGGCGGGATCCTCGAGCTCATCAAGGCCGGCATCCAGATGCCGCCGGGCATCTTGATCTTCGAGGACCCGCCCACCCACACCATCCACCGCCGCCTGCTGTCACGGGTGTTCACCCCCAAGCGGGTGGCCGAGCTCGAACCGAAGATCCGCGAGTTCTGCGCCCACGCGCTCGACCCCTACGTCGGCAGCGACGGGTTCGACTTCATCGCTGACCTCGGCGCCCAGATGCCGATGCGCACGATCGGCATGCTGCTCGGCATCCCCGAATCCGATCAGGAAGCGGTGCGCGACCACGTCGACAAGAACCTCCGCACCCGGGAGGGTGAGCCGATGAAGGTCACCGAGGACTTCGTCAGCGGCGACATGTTCGCCGACTACATCGACTGGCGCGCCGAGCACCCATCGGACGATCTCATGACCGACCTGCTGCAGGCCGAGTTCACCGACGCGGAGGGCGTGGATCGCCGCCTGACCCGGTCGGAGATCCTGACGTACGTCACCGTGGTGGCTGGCGCTGGCAACGAGACGACCACCCGTCTCATCGGCTGGACCGGCAAGGTGCTCGCGGACCACCCGGACCAACGCCGGGAGCTGGTCGACGACCGTTCCCTCATCCCGAACGCGATCGAGGAGATCCTGCGCTTCGAGGGGCCCGCTCCCCACGTGGGCCGGTGCACGTCGGGCGACGTCGAGATCCACGGCACCAAGATCCCCGAAGGCAGTGCCGTCCTGTTGCTGCTCGGGTCCGCCAACCGCGACGATCGGCGGTTCCCCGACGGTGACCGCTTCGACATCCGCCGCGACGTCGGCGCCCACCTCACGTTCGGCCACGGCATCCACTTCTGCATGGGCGCCGCGCTCGCCCGGCTGGAGGGCCGCGTGGCCCTCGACGAAGTGCTCAACCGGTTCCCCGAGTGGGAGGTCGACGCCAGCAGCATCCGGCTCGCACCCACGTCCACGGTGCGCGGGTGGGAGCGCTTGCCGGTGACCGTCACGTCGACGACCTGA
- a CDS encoding amidohydrolase family protein: MSVASRTITYPPEGLGAPKARRPGPLADVGLPAGIDVFSADNHISLAVDIFYERFPASMKDRAPRVMNERGGWVIGMDGKSILVPEFVDVLTQYDPVSGSHTGDVEARIAALESEGVSKELAFPNSVLALFGWPDREVRELCFRIYNEHIAEVQERSKGRIYGVGLINWWDADGARRTVNELKELGLKTFLLPLQPGKDLDKRPIDFASTAMDPVWDAIEEAQVPVAHHIGENPPATPNEFNAVGIGMLQSVAPFRDAFGKYVLGGILDRHPGLQIGWFEGGINWVPSTIQDAQHIAASFHHLNNLEVQHDPRYYWDHHMHASFMVDPLGLDLVDRIGVDKIMWSTDFPHNESTYGYSNTSLASVVDTLGAQASVGVVGGNVKRFLGLDD, from the coding sequence ATGTCCGTCGCGTCGAGGACGATCACGTACCCGCCCGAGGGGCTGGGAGCGCCGAAGGCCCGCAGGCCTGGTCCGCTCGCCGATGTCGGGCTGCCGGCCGGCATCGACGTGTTCTCCGCCGACAACCACATCTCGCTGGCCGTCGACATCTTCTACGAGCGCTTCCCCGCGAGCATGAAGGACCGTGCACCGCGCGTGATGAACGAGCGCGGCGGGTGGGTGATCGGAATGGACGGCAAGTCGATCCTGGTTCCCGAGTTCGTCGACGTGCTCACCCAGTACGACCCCGTGTCGGGCTCGCACACCGGCGACGTCGAGGCCCGGATCGCCGCACTCGAATCCGAAGGCGTGTCGAAGGAGCTGGCGTTCCCCAACTCGGTACTGGCGCTGTTCGGCTGGCCCGACCGCGAGGTTCGTGAGTTGTGCTTCCGGATCTACAACGAGCACATCGCCGAGGTGCAGGAGCGTTCGAAAGGCCGCATCTACGGCGTTGGCCTGATCAACTGGTGGGACGCCGACGGCGCCCGTCGCACGGTGAACGAGCTCAAGGAGTTGGGCCTGAAGACGTTCCTGCTACCGCTGCAACCGGGCAAGGACCTCGACAAGCGACCCATCGACTTCGCCAGCACCGCGATGGATCCCGTATGGGACGCCATCGAGGAAGCGCAAGTCCCCGTCGCTCATCACATCGGTGAGAACCCACCGGCCACACCGAACGAGTTCAACGCGGTGGGCATCGGGATGTTGCAGTCGGTGGCGCCGTTTCGTGACGCGTTCGGCAAGTACGTGCTCGGCGGCATCCTCGATCGCCACCCCGGCCTGCAGATCGGGTGGTTCGAGGGCGGCATCAACTGGGTCCCGTCGACGATCCAGGACGCACAGCACATCGCCGCGTCGTTCCACCACCTCAACAACCTCGAAGTGCAGCACGACCCGAGGTACTACTGGGACCACCACATGCACGCGTCGTTCATGGTCGACCCGTTGGGCCTCGATCTCGTTGATCGCATCGGCGTCGACAAGATCATGTGGTCGACCGACTTCCCGCACAACGAGAGCACGTACGGCTACAGCAACACGTCGCTGGCGTCGGTGGTCGACACGCTGGGCGCGCAAGCCTCGGTCGGTGTCGTCGGCGGCAACGTGAAGCGGTTCCTCGGGCTGGACGACTGA
- a CDS encoding cytochrome P450: MTDFEHVNFFADRTVQDDPYPYFDWVREQGPVWQEPKHGMFVITGHPEAMVVYGDPATFPANDEPSGTYSSCNAVSGSFVPFSEPLEGHDVSDVIVRCRHELPFSDQLPAFDPPRHTDHRHLLMRLITPKRLKENEGFMWEYADRLIDGFDTSTACEIVSAYAEPFTLTVIADLEGVPEADHSLFREQLSTAHQQLDHKPLEFLYEHFRAYIEERRANPVNDVLSGLATATFPDGTTPEVGDAALIAANLFAGGQETTVRLLSFALRMLAERPDLQAAVRADRDRIPNFIEETLRMESPLRTQFRMARVDTTLGGVDVPAGSSLMLAPGACNRDPRVFDHPHEFDLDRPNARQHIGFGHGIHTCAGAPLARAEGRVTINRFLDRTANIAIAEQHHGPAGARRYEYLPTFFLRGLQHLHLDLTAP, from the coding sequence ATGACCGACTTCGAGCACGTCAACTTCTTCGCCGACCGGACGGTGCAGGACGACCCCTACCCCTACTTCGACTGGGTCCGCGAGCAAGGCCCGGTGTGGCAGGAACCGAAACACGGCATGTTCGTCATCACCGGCCACCCCGAAGCGATGGTGGTGTACGGCGACCCTGCGACGTTCCCGGCCAACGACGAGCCGTCGGGTACGTACTCGTCGTGCAACGCGGTGAGCGGCTCGTTCGTCCCGTTCTCCGAGCCGCTGGAGGGCCACGACGTCAGCGACGTGATCGTCCGCTGCCGCCACGAGCTGCCGTTCAGCGACCAGCTCCCCGCGTTCGACCCGCCGCGGCACACCGACCACCGCCACTTGTTGATGCGGCTCATCACCCCGAAGCGCCTGAAGGAGAACGAGGGCTTCATGTGGGAGTACGCCGACCGGCTGATCGACGGGTTCGACACCAGCACCGCCTGCGAGATCGTCAGCGCGTACGCCGAGCCGTTCACGCTCACCGTGATTGCTGACCTCGAAGGCGTGCCCGAGGCCGATCACTCGCTCTTCCGCGAGCAGCTCTCCACCGCCCACCAGCAGCTCGACCACAAGCCGCTCGAGTTCCTCTACGAGCATTTCCGCGCTTACATCGAGGAGCGCCGCGCCAACCCGGTCAACGACGTCCTGAGCGGGCTCGCCACCGCCACGTTCCCCGATGGCACCACCCCCGAGGTCGGCGACGCCGCGCTGATCGCCGCGAACCTCTTCGCCGGGGGGCAGGAGACCACCGTGCGGCTCCTGTCGTTCGCCTTGCGGATGCTCGCCGAACGACCCGACCTCCAAGCTGCCGTGCGGGCCGATCGCGATCGCATCCCGAACTTCATCGAGGAGACGCTCCGGATGGAGAGCCCGCTGCGCACGCAGTTCCGAATGGCCCGCGTCGACACCACGCTCGGTGGCGTCGACGTGCCGGCTGGCAGCTCGTTGATGCTCGCGCCCGGCGCATGCAACCGCGACCCGCGGGTGTTCGACCACCCCCACGAGTTCGATCTCGACCGCCCCAACGCGCGCCAGCACATCGGCTTCGGCCACGGGATCCACACCTGCGCGGGTGCGCCGCTGGCGCGGGCAGAGGGTCGCGTGACGATCAACCGGTTCCTCGACCGCACCGCGAACATCGCCATCGCCGAACAGCACCACGGACCCGCCGGCGCGCGGCGCTACGAGTACCTGCCCACGTTCTTCCTGCGGGGGTTGCAGCACCTCCACCTCGACCTCACCGCGCCATAG
- a CDS encoding FAD-binding protein: protein MTTWDSTVDFVIIGSGGGAMVAALAAAERGASALVLEKQELVGGSTAMSGGIVWVPNNPVMQAAGVPDSYDAAMAHFESVVGDVGPSSSPANRAAFLTAGPEMVSFLQGLGVQFSYCRGYSDYYSNAEGGHDLGRGIEPVPYDGRALGEWQHKLQPGLAKSLGMCVMTNEARSLSNYNRSVGAFVTSARVVIRTVLARLRRQDLLTNGASLIAQMLRVAIDRNVEIWTEAPLDELIVEDGSVVGVRTVHGGRQHQIRARRGVLIAAGGFAHNPEMRATFGADQPNEGKWSIANPGDTGEAIATAMRLGARTDLMDEAWWMPSPRTGRFGQSTLDQARQRPRTIYVDAAGQRFVNESNSYMEVGKAMYARNKTSRAVPCWLIFDDRYRKRYAHLRSSPGRFPRKLFESGRLKQAWTLADLARLCGIDPAGLAETVERFNANAERGVDPDYGRGESAYNRALGDPNRKVHPCLGPIDEPPFYACEVLPGDIGTCGGLVTNEHAQVVDGDERPIPGLYAAGNSTATVMGRHYLGPGASIANSMVFGYVAALHALGSGEPEGPGGDVS from the coding sequence ATGACGACGTGGGACTCGACCGTCGACTTCGTGATCATCGGATCCGGCGGTGGCGCGATGGTGGCTGCACTGGCCGCCGCCGAACGCGGTGCGAGCGCGTTGGTGCTCGAGAAGCAGGAACTGGTCGGCGGCTCCACCGCCATGTCGGGTGGCATCGTGTGGGTGCCGAACAACCCCGTGATGCAGGCCGCGGGCGTCCCTGACTCCTATGACGCGGCCATGGCGCACTTCGAATCCGTGGTGGGCGACGTCGGGCCCTCGTCCTCGCCGGCCAACCGTGCCGCCTTCTTGACCGCGGGGCCGGAGATGGTCTCGTTCCTGCAAGGTCTCGGCGTGCAGTTCAGCTACTGCCGTGGCTACAGCGACTACTACTCGAATGCCGAAGGCGGCCACGACCTCGGCCGTGGCATCGAGCCCGTGCCGTACGACGGCCGGGCCCTCGGCGAGTGGCAGCACAAGCTCCAGCCGGGCCTGGCAAAGAGCCTCGGCATGTGCGTGATGACCAATGAGGCGCGGTCGCTGTCGAACTACAACCGCAGCGTCGGCGCGTTTGTCACCTCGGCCCGGGTCGTGATCCGCACCGTGCTGGCGCGGCTGCGGCGCCAGGATCTGCTCACCAACGGCGCGTCGTTGATCGCGCAGATGCTGCGGGTCGCCATCGACCGCAACGTGGAGATCTGGACCGAGGCGCCGCTCGACGAGCTGATCGTCGAAGACGGCAGCGTCGTCGGTGTCCGCACCGTGCACGGCGGCCGGCAGCACCAGATCCGGGCGCGCCGGGGCGTGTTGATCGCGGCGGGTGGCTTCGCACACAACCCCGAGATGCGCGCCACCTTCGGCGCCGACCAACCGAACGAAGGGAAGTGGTCGATCGCCAACCCGGGTGACACAGGCGAAGCCATCGCGACCGCTATGCGTCTCGGGGCGCGCACCGATCTGATGGACGAAGCGTGGTGGATGCCCTCGCCGCGCACCGGCCGGTTCGGGCAGTCGACGCTCGACCAAGCACGGCAACGCCCGCGCACGATCTACGTCGACGCCGCTGGACAGCGCTTCGTGAACGAGTCGAACTCCTACATGGAGGTCGGCAAAGCGATGTACGCACGCAACAAGACCAGCAGGGCCGTGCCCTGCTGGCTGATCTTCGACGACCGCTACCGCAAGCGCTACGCGCACCTTCGATCCAGCCCCGGCCGCTTCCCGCGCAAGCTCTTCGAGAGCGGGCGGCTGAAGCAGGCCTGGACCCTCGCCGACCTGGCCCGGCTGTGCGGCATCGACCCGGCGGGCCTCGCCGAGACCGTCGAGCGCTTCAACGCCAACGCCGAGCGCGGGGTCGACCCGGACTACGGGCGCGGTGAGTCTGCGTACAACCGAGCGCTCGGCGACCCGAACCGCAAGGTGCACCCGTGCCTGGGGCCGATCGACGAGCCGCCGTTCTACGCGTGCGAGGTGCTCCCGGGCGACATCGGCACCTGCGGTGGGCTGGTCACCAACGAGCACGCGCAGGTGGTCGACGGTGACGAGCGACCGATCCCTGGGTTGTACGCCGCCGGGAACAGCACCGCGACCGTCATGGGCCGCCACTACCTGGGCCCCGGCGCGAGCATCGCCAACAGCATGGTGTTCGGCTACGTAGCCGCGCTCCACGCGCTCGGCTCGGGTGAGCCCGAAGGGCCCGGAGGCGACGTCAGTTGA